A window of Ardenticatena maritima contains these coding sequences:
- a CDS encoding aminotransferase-like domain-containing protein — protein MSDTIVFTRGVPADESFPSERLAECAAAALRGPDAVRVMQYGKSWGYPPLREWLAARHGVRPEQVMLANGSLQFVEFVAWAYLQPGDTVFVEVPTYDRAITLLRRHRANIVGIPLEADGPDMAALERALQNATPRFFYIIPDFQNPSGATASLEKRQRLVELARAHGFFFVEDAPYRPLRYRGEPLPSLYDLGPDVTLQMSSFTKQISPGVRVGYLIGDEARLTPIAKVAEDTYIMPNHLGAAAVNEFCRRGWLDEQLRFLHDLYRPRLEAVCDAIRTYLPDADWIEPDGGFFVSVTLPEGVTSEALRAAAREQGLILGDGRAFFVNPADGERFLRLPFCALTPDELREGVRRLAAAVQALQQTSA, from the coding sequence ATGTCCGACACAATCGTTTTTACGCGCGGTGTTCCCGCCGATGAGAGTTTCCCCTCGGAACGCCTGGCGGAATGCGCCGCCGCTGCCCTGCGCGGTCCCGACGCCGTGCGGGTGATGCAGTACGGCAAATCGTGGGGGTATCCCCCCCTGCGTGAATGGCTGGCGGCGCGGCATGGCGTGCGCCCCGAACAAGTGATGCTGGCGAACGGCTCGCTCCAATTCGTCGAATTTGTGGCGTGGGCGTATCTCCAACCGGGCGATACAGTCTTTGTCGAAGTGCCCACCTACGACCGCGCGATTACGCTTTTGCGCCGCCACCGCGCCAACATTGTGGGCATTCCCCTCGAAGCCGATGGTCCCGACATGGCGGCGTTGGAACGCGCCTTGCAGAACGCGACGCCCCGTTTCTTCTACATTATCCCCGACTTCCAAAATCCGTCCGGCGCAACTGCCTCGCTCGAAAAGCGCCAGCGGCTGGTGGAACTGGCGCGGGCGCACGGCTTCTTCTTCGTGGAAGACGCGCCCTATCGCCCTCTGCGCTATCGGGGCGAACCGCTCCCCTCGCTCTACGACCTGGGACCCGACGTCACCCTGCAAATGTCCTCGTTCACCAAGCAAATCAGCCCCGGCGTGCGTGTAGGCTACCTGATTGGCGATGAAGCGCGGCTGACGCCCATCGCCAAAGTCGCCGAAGACACCTACATCATGCCGAACCACCTGGGCGCGGCCGCCGTGAACGAATTTTGCCGCCGCGGCTGGCTCGACGAACAACTGCGCTTCCTGCACGACCTCTACCGCCCACGCCTGGAAGCCGTCTGCGACGCCATCCGCACCTACCTGCCCGACGCCGACTGGATCGAACCGGATGGCGGCTTCTTCGTCTCCGTCACCCTGCCCGAAGGCGTCACGTCCGAAGCGCTGCGGGCGGCGGCTCGCGAGCAAGGCTTGATTTTGGGCGACGGGCGCGCGTTCTTCGTGAACCCCGCGGACGGCGAGCGCTTCCTGCGCCTGCCCTTCTGCGCGCTCACCCCCGACGAACTGCGCGAAGGCGTGCGGCGTTTGGCGGCGGCGGTGCAGGCATTGCAGCAAACCAGCGCCTGA
- a CDS encoding FIST signal transduction protein, whose protein sequence is MIAQCETLQDWDFGICMFRFRTWYAIHNSFDTALQTLLEDATRDVRQRPPDVALLFVNQPLAQRADDAREAVRQALRPRALVGATSSGVIADAYEWEREPALVLMAGWLPGVQVHAFALRPPDWRAVLQDATEFCVRTHLSRQTRAVLLLADPFTTPIEHVLDAFNTFVPGVPVIGGLASITAGGNRLFAGDKTHKAGLVGLTLSGNVDVDVVVSTGCRPISPVFKVTGARDNVILSLNHQPPFDHIQALVDRMGDIEREALARGGLLIGRAVGSYRDRDDLMQTGEFLIRNILGVDASTGAIAIGDEIHRGALVQFFLHDAEAAADDLAMRLTPQQLYEPPAGVWLFSCNGRGTNLYGAPNGDVQIVRGVLGDVPLAGMFCAGEIGLLGGQNFLHGHTACVALLRPAESDEAVNAHAEALEVPSACLP, encoded by the coding sequence ATGATCGCACAGTGTGAGACGCTTCAAGATTGGGATTTTGGTATCTGCATGTTCCGCTTTCGCACCTGGTACGCCATCCACAACTCATTTGACACGGCACTGCAAACTCTGCTGGAAGACGCCACCCGTGATGTACGCCAGCGCCCGCCCGACGTGGCGTTGCTCTTTGTGAATCAACCGCTGGCGCAGCGCGCCGACGACGCCCGCGAAGCGGTGCGCCAGGCGTTGCGCCCCCGCGCGTTGGTAGGCGCAACCTCGTCGGGCGTGATTGCCGACGCCTACGAATGGGAGCGCGAACCGGCGCTGGTGCTCATGGCGGGATGGCTGCCGGGCGTGCAGGTGCATGCGTTTGCCCTGCGCCCCCCCGACTGGCGCGCCGTTCTGCAAGATGCGACCGAGTTTTGCGTACGCACGCACCTTTCGCGTCAAACGCGCGCCGTCTTGCTGCTGGCGGACCCCTTCACGACGCCGATTGAGCATGTGCTGGACGCTTTCAACACGTTCGTGCCCGGTGTGCCCGTCATTGGGGGGCTGGCGAGCATTACCGCCGGGGGCAACCGCCTGTTTGCAGGCGACAAAACGCACAAAGCGGGGCTGGTGGGGCTGACGTTGAGCGGCAACGTGGATGTGGATGTGGTCGTTTCAACGGGATGCCGCCCGATAAGTCCCGTCTTCAAGGTGACCGGCGCGCGCGACAATGTGATTTTGTCGCTCAATCATCAGCCCCCGTTCGACCACATTCAAGCGCTGGTGGACCGCATGGGGGACATTGAGCGTGAGGCGTTGGCACGCGGCGGCTTGCTGATTGGGCGGGCGGTCGGCTCCTACCGCGACCGGGACGACCTGATGCAGACGGGGGAGTTCCTTATTCGCAACATTTTGGGGGTAGATGCCAGCACCGGCGCGATTGCCATCGGCGATGAGATTCATCGGGGGGCGCTGGTGCAATTCTTCCTGCATGATGCCGAAGCCGCCGCCGATGATTTGGCGATGCGGTTGACGCCCCAACAACTCTACGAACCGCCGGCGGGCGTCTGGCTTTTCTCCTGCAACGGGCGCGGCACGAACCTCTACGGCGCGCCCAACGGCGATGTGCAGATTGTGCGCGGCGTGCTGGGCGATGTGCCGCTGGCGGGGATGTTCTGCGCCGGCGAGATTGGACTGCTGGGCGGGCAGAACTTTTTGCACGGGCACACGGCTTGTGTGGCGCTGTTGCGCCCCGCCGAAAGCGACGAAGCCGTCAACGCCCATGCCGAAGCCCTGGAAGTGCCATCGGCGTGTCTCCCCTGA
- a CDS encoding LON peptidase substrate-binding domain-containing protein: MPQLRLFPLHIVLFPGMPLGLHIFEERYKQLINECLRDGEPFGVVAIRRGSEVGDPAPDLFDVGTAAHILQVEPLDEGRMNIVGVGQARFRIEHLYTDRPYLYADVEYLHLRDQRDPSLPALMNRVGLLLHRYLDVLRQADLVKGGGHELPGDPVSLAYLAAYVLQIPDEQKQVLVEENSLPALLHRLADMYRRELPLVQVLLSPPPHEPMPFSEN, translated from the coding sequence ATGCCGCAATTGCGCTTGTTCCCGCTGCATATCGTCCTCTTTCCGGGCATGCCGCTGGGATTGCACATTTTTGAAGAACGCTACAAGCAACTCATCAACGAATGTCTCCGCGACGGCGAACCGTTTGGCGTGGTGGCTATTCGGCGCGGCAGTGAGGTGGGCGACCCCGCGCCCGACCTGTTCGATGTCGGTACGGCGGCGCACATTTTGCAGGTAGAACCGCTGGACGAAGGGCGTATGAACATTGTCGGGGTGGGGCAGGCGCGTTTCCGTATCGAACACCTCTACACCGACCGCCCCTATCTCTACGCCGACGTGGAATACCTGCACCTGCGCGACCAACGCGACCCCTCATTGCCGGCGCTCATGAACCGCGTCGGGCTTCTGTTGCACCGCTATCTGGACGTGTTGCGTCAGGCGGATTTGGTGAAGGGGGGAGGGCACGAATTGCCGGGAGACCCTGTTTCGCTGGCGTATCTTGCCGCCTACGTTCTGCAAATTCCCGATGAACAGAAGCAGGTGCTCGTAGAGGAGAACTCTCTGCCCGCGTTGTTGCACCGCCTGGCGGACATGTACCGCCGCGAACTGCCGCTCGTGCAGGTGCTCCTTTCGCCGCCCCCGCACGAACCCATGCCCTTCTCCGAAAACTAG
- a CDS encoding YgeY family selenium metabolism-linked hydrolase has translation MPAPSAAQIATLHQRVESHRDDIITFLREICAIPSFDSQIREVGERIADEMRRLGFDEIFFDSMGNILGRIGDGERILLYDSHIDTVGIGDPDAWEWDPFEGKIENGIFYARGACDEKGSTPGMVYGLALARDLGLLDGWTAYYFGNMEEWCDGIAPHALVEHEGIRPDFVVIGEPTKMGVYRGHKGRVEMQVVAKGKSAHAASNHLGDNAIYKMLPVIAGVRDLNDQLPTDPFLGQGRITVSYIECRTPSINAVPDECTIIIDRRVTWGETKEDAIAQVEALIPEAERHNIRVEMLFYDEPSYTGFRFPVEKYFPAWVLPEEHPLVQAGQETYRLLWGSPTHIGKWNFSTNGIYWMGKAGIPSIGFGPGDEIHAHTVLDQVPLDDVVRATAWYALLPAMI, from the coding sequence ATGCCTGCTCCTTCTGCGGCTCAAATTGCCACACTCCATCAACGTGTCGAATCCCACCGCGACGACATCATCACATTTTTGCGCGAAATTTGCGCTATCCCCAGTTTCGACAGCCAGATTCGCGAGGTGGGCGAGCGGATTGCCGACGAAATGCGCCGCCTGGGATTTGATGAGATTTTCTTCGATAGCATGGGCAACATTCTTGGGCGCATTGGCGACGGTGAGCGCATTCTGCTCTACGATAGCCACATTGACACGGTCGGCATCGGCGACCCCGACGCCTGGGAATGGGACCCCTTCGAGGGCAAAATCGAAAACGGCATTTTCTACGCGCGGGGGGCGTGTGATGAAAAAGGCAGTACCCCCGGCATGGTGTACGGGTTGGCGCTTGCCCGCGACCTTGGCTTGCTTGATGGGTGGACGGCCTACTACTTCGGGAACATGGAAGAGTGGTGCGATGGCATCGCCCCCCATGCGCTGGTGGAACATGAGGGCATTCGCCCCGATTTTGTGGTCATCGGCGAACCCACCAAGATGGGCGTCTATCGCGGGCACAAAGGACGTGTGGAAATGCAAGTGGTGGCGAAGGGGAAAAGCGCCCATGCCGCATCCAACCATCTGGGCGACAACGCCATCTACAAAATGCTTCCGGTGATTGCCGGCGTGCGCGACCTGAACGACCAACTCCCCACCGACCCCTTCTTGGGACAAGGGCGCATCACCGTTTCCTACATCGAATGCCGCACGCCCAGCATCAACGCCGTGCCCGACGAGTGCACGATTATCATTGACCGCCGCGTCACCTGGGGCGAAACCAAAGAAGACGCCATCGCCCAGGTCGAAGCGCTCATTCCCGAAGCGGAACGGCACAACATCCGCGTCGAAATGCTCTTTTACGATGAACCTTCGTACACGGGCTTTCGCTTCCCTGTGGAAAAATACTTCCCCGCCTGGGTCTTGCCGGAGGAGCACCCCCTGGTGCAAGCCGGCCAGGAAACCTACCGCCTGCTCTGGGGAAGCCCCACGCATATCGGCAAATGGAATTTCAGCACCAATGGCATCTACTGGATGGGCAAGGCGGGCATTCCCAGCATTGGGTTTGGTCCCGGCGATGAAATTCACGCCCACACCGTGCTCGACCAGGTGCCGCTGGATGACGTGGTGCGCGCCACCGCGTGGTACGCCCTTCTGCCGGCGATGATTTGA
- a CDS encoding TolB family protein, which produces MPTERPEPGQPLPAWVRRVLAGLFVVIAVAVISGALWLAMNAARRETSAIRLHWQAGEPRQLNVDCFPWLAPDAETFVCEREGALWLGTLNAGATTRLDVRFPEGVEHVRQVEWLPNGEAFVVLFATPTPRTDDEQAAPWPLLHVALNDATPTPLPDAVPGASLQRLPAGVAYPTREALVVWDGQHLRTIPTGQNATVYPHVVDIIQIAPIETLTPTRLARLVVGQSGAVLRVMTLEEGRRDERQVDMRLYRGERIFAWSPSGAWLAYANREERLRTPALWVTTVDGQTRYQLWKADEQGKIDFLHWLDEGTLFFAFVPDGARPSERTRFFLVDATRSAGTVEALWQGGHTPTLARDGRTLVFARGAAPNETYWLVQFTPVGE; this is translated from the coding sequence ATGCCGACAGAGAGACCCGAACCAGGACAACCGTTGCCCGCGTGGGTGCGCCGCGTGCTGGCGGGGCTTTTCGTGGTGATTGCCGTCGCCGTCATCAGCGGGGCGCTGTGGCTGGCGATGAACGCCGCACGCCGCGAAACATCCGCCATCCGCCTGCACTGGCAGGCGGGGGAGCCGCGCCAACTCAACGTTGATTGTTTCCCCTGGCTGGCGCCCGACGCCGAGACGTTTGTCTGCGAACGCGAAGGGGCGCTCTGGCTGGGCACGCTGAACGCAGGCGCCACGACGCGCCTGGACGTTCGGTTCCCCGAAGGCGTTGAGCATGTGCGTCAGGTTGAATGGCTGCCGAACGGTGAGGCGTTTGTGGTGCTGTTCGCCACCCCCACCCCGCGCACAGACGACGAACAAGCCGCACCGTGGCCGCTTCTCCACGTGGCGCTGAATGACGCCACCCCCACCCCCCTGCCCGACGCCGTTCCAGGCGCATCCTTGCAACGCCTGCCTGCCGGCGTCGCCTATCCGACGCGCGAGGCGTTGGTGGTGTGGGATGGGCAACACCTGCGCACCATTCCCACTGGGCAAAACGCGACGGTCTATCCCCACGTGGTGGACATCATTCAGATTGCCCCCATCGAAACGCTGACGCCGACGCGACTGGCGCGGCTGGTGGTGGGGCAAAGCGGCGCGGTGTTGCGCGTGATGACGTTGGAAGAGGGGCGACGTGATGAGCGCCAGGTGGATATGCGGCTCTACCGCGGCGAGCGCATCTTTGCCTGGTCGCCGTCGGGGGCGTGGCTGGCATACGCCAACCGCGAGGAACGCCTGCGCACACCGGCGCTCTGGGTGACCACGGTGGACGGGCAAACCCGCTACCAACTCTGGAAAGCCGACGAGCAGGGCAAAATTGACTTCCTGCACTGGCTTGACGAGGGCACACTCTTTTTCGCCTTCGTGCCCGATGGCGCACGCCCTTCGGAGCGCACGCGCTTCTTCCTGGTGGACGCCACCCGCTCGGCGGGCACGGTCGAGGCGCTCTGGCAAGGGGGGCACACGCCCACATTGGCGCGTGATGGGCGCACATTGGTCTTTGCCCGTGGAGCGGCGCCGAACGAAACCTATTGGCTGGTGCAATTCACGCCCGTTGGCGAGTGA
- a CDS encoding superoxide dismutase, translated as MAHELPALPYAYDALEPYIDARTMEIHHTKHHQGYVNNLNKALEAYPHLQDKSVEELLRNIESVPEDIRTAVRNNGGGHANHSLFWTIMAPNAGGAPSGELAAAIDAAFGSFDAFKEAFSKAAATRFGSGWAWLVVTAFGELKVYSTPNQDSPYMFGHTPILGLDVWEHAYYLNYQNRRGDYIGNWWNVVNWDKVAEYYAAAKK; from the coding sequence ATGGCCCACGAATTGCCCGCACTGCCGTACGCCTACGATGCGCTCGAACCCTACATTGACGCGCGCACGATGGAAATTCACCACACGAAACACCACCAGGGCTACGTCAACAACCTGAACAAAGCGCTTGAAGCCTACCCGCACTTGCAAGACAAGTCGGTTGAAGAATTGCTGCGCAACATCGAAAGCGTGCCGGAAGACATCCGTACCGCTGTCCGCAACAACGGCGGTGGGCACGCCAACCACTCGCTCTTCTGGACGATCATGGCGCCAAACGCCGGTGGCGCGCCCTCGGGCGAACTGGCCGCCGCGATTGACGCCGCCTTCGGCTCGTTCGACGCGTTCAAGGAAGCCTTCTCCAAAGCCGCCGCAACCCGTTTCGGCAGCGGCTGGGCGTGGCTGGTTGTCACCGCCTTCGGTGAACTGAAAGTTTACTCCACGCCCAACCAGGACAGCCCCTACATGTTCGGGCACACGCCCATCCTCGGGCTGGACGTCTGGGAGCACGCGTACTACCTGAACTACCAGAACCGCCGCGGCGACTACATCGGCAACTGGTGGAACGTTGTCAACTGGGACAAGGTGGCCGAGTACTACGCCGCCGCCAAGAAGTAA
- a CDS encoding glycoside hydrolase 5 family protein: protein MERTTTPLRVCTYWPTRQGPFFWEQADLGEIGDELAHFADLGGDLVRLLLPWETFQPSAERINTQALDTLGRLLDLAHEEHVRVLPVLFTGVLFGQRFLPRWALQLDPTARPFARTLSEGREQPHALVKNIYEARPLLDAQRRLITEVVGYFGEHPAIYAWDLSGNGLPAYVPPRTPEALVEWAALLRETAREAEEGRHPVWLTLPDAAASLPFLPWAWDLTREGLHVLVETYPHIYPFAADAPADFVRFTAHLWRATADAAPGVLVGVATAPNQEREHLLVLPAEDDATPPTTIRLPHESVQAHIWQTLFETLGQSDAPLLGNATFADVPPVLWETPPFDKAIRPRFMGLLADNGREKEAARLWRETRLAAEPTPLRPLDVDLEALRAEPHATLARWFRQFREGEI from the coding sequence GTGGAACGCACAACAACACCCCTTCGCGTCTGCACCTACTGGCCCACGCGCCAGGGACCTTTCTTCTGGGAGCAAGCCGACCTGGGCGAAATCGGCGACGAACTCGCCCACTTTGCCGACCTGGGCGGCGACCTTGTGCGCCTGCTTCTGCCCTGGGAGACCTTTCAGCCCAGCGCCGAGCGTATCAACACCCAAGCGCTTGACACGCTGGGGCGACTGCTCGACCTTGCCCACGAAGAGCACGTGCGTGTTCTCCCCGTGCTCTTCACAGGCGTTCTCTTCGGGCAACGCTTTTTGCCCCGCTGGGCGCTGCAACTCGACCCGACCGCACGCCCCTTTGCCCGCACGCTGAGCGAAGGGCGCGAACAGCCCCATGCCTTGGTGAAAAACATCTACGAAGCGCGCCCCCTGCTCGACGCCCAACGTCGGCTCATCACCGAAGTGGTGGGCTACTTTGGCGAACACCCCGCCATCTACGCCTGGGACCTCAGCGGCAACGGGTTGCCCGCCTATGTGCCACCCCGCACCCCCGAAGCGCTGGTTGAATGGGCGGCGCTGCTCCGCGAAACCGCCCGCGAAGCAGAAGAAGGACGCCATCCCGTCTGGCTCACCTTGCCCGACGCCGCCGCGTCGCTGCCTTTCCTGCCCTGGGCGTGGGACCTGACGCGCGAGGGCTTGCACGTGCTGGTGGAAACCTATCCGCACATCTACCCCTTTGCCGCAGACGCCCCCGCCGACTTCGTTCGCTTCACAGCGCACCTCTGGCGCGCCACCGCCGACGCCGCGCCGGGGGTACTGGTGGGAGTGGCAACCGCCCCCAACCAGGAACGCGAGCACCTGCTGGTTCTGCCCGCCGAGGACGACGCAACGCCCCCCACCACCATCCGCCTGCCGCACGAAAGCGTGCAAGCGCACATCTGGCAAACGCTGTTTGAGACGCTGGGGCAAAGCGACGCGCCCCTGCTGGGCAACGCCACCTTTGCCGACGTGCCCCCCGTCTTGTGGGAAACGCCCCCCTTCGACAAAGCCATTCGCCCGCGCTTCATGGGCTTGCTTGCCGACAATGGGCGCGAAAAAGAAGCCGCTCGCCTCTGGCGTGAAACCCGGCTCGCCGCAGAACCAACCCCCTTGCGCCCCCTCGACGTAGATCTCGAAGCCCTGCGCGCCGAGCCGCACGCCACGCTGGCACGCTGGTTCAGGCAATTCCGCGAAGGGGAAATCTAA
- a CDS encoding lipocalin-like domain-containing protein, producing MRRLFVLLLIGVLALAVAVSRRAPTSQTTPRLDVAEALAAPLDGFERAFAPRPFTFPRDHGAHPTFQTEWWYYTGNLFAENGDRFGFQLTFFRRALSPEPPATGSAWHTNQIYFAHFALTDRERERFQAEERWARGAVGLAGADAPPYRVWLDDWRVEAIAEDADQVRLFATHADGTTLDLVAEAQKPLVLHGEAGWSPKDDAPGNASYYYSFTRMQAEGRIVRPDASAVAVRGTAWMDHEFSTSALGEDQVGWDWFSIQLDDGWELMYFQLRRADGTVDTVSGGTLIAPDGTTTMLARDDVQLEVEATWESPRTGALYPAAWRLRVPAQALDVRITPVLNDQELDVSVQYWEGAVDVRGTHGGTPVQGVGYVELTGYAQSMRGRF from the coding sequence ATGCGTCGCCTGTTTGTTCTTCTGCTGATTGGGGTGTTGGCGCTGGCGGTGGCTGTGTCCCGCCGCGCACCGACCAGCCAGACCACACCCCGCCTGGATGTCGCCGAGGCGCTTGCCGCCCCGCTGGACGGGTTCGAGCGGGCGTTTGCGCCGCGACCTTTCACCTTCCCCCGCGACCACGGGGCGCACCCCACGTTTCAAACCGAGTGGTGGTACTACACGGGCAACCTGTTTGCTGAAAACGGCGACCGCTTTGGCTTCCAACTGACGTTTTTCCGCCGCGCTCTTTCCCCCGAACCGCCCGCAACCGGTTCGGCGTGGCACACCAACCAAATCTACTTCGCGCATTTTGCGCTGACCGACCGCGAGCGCGAGCGGTTTCAGGCTGAGGAGCGTTGGGCGCGCGGCGCTGTGGGGCTGGCGGGAGCCGATGCGCCGCCGTATCGCGTCTGGCTGGATGATTGGCGGGTGGAAGCCATCGCCGAAGACGCCGACCAGGTGCGCCTGTTCGCCACCCACGCTGACGGCACCACACTGGACCTGGTGGCGGAAGCGCAGAAGCCGCTGGTGCTGCATGGCGAGGCGGGATGGAGCCCCAAAGATGACGCGCCCGGCAATGCGTCTTACTACTACTCGTTCACGCGCATGCAGGCGGAAGGGCGCATTGTGCGCCCCGACGCTTCGGCGGTTGCCGTGCGTGGGACGGCGTGGATGGACCATGAGTTCAGCACGAGCGCACTGGGGGAAGACCAGGTGGGCTGGGATTGGTTCTCCATTCAGCTGGATGATGGGTGGGAGCTGATGTACTTCCAACTGCGGCGCGCCGACGGCACGGTGGATACAGTCTCTGGCGGTACGCTGATTGCGCCCGACGGTACCACCACCATGCTGGCGCGTGATGATGTCCAGCTGGAGGTGGAAGCCACCTGGGAAAGTCCTCGCACTGGCGCTCTCTATCCGGCGGCGTGGCGGTTGCGCGTGCCTGCGCAGGCGCTGGATGTGCGTATCACGCCGGTGTTGAACGACCAGGAGCTGGATGTTTCGGTGCAGTATTGGGAAGGGGCGGTGGATGTGCGCGGAACGCACGGGGGAACGCCCGTGCAGGGTGTGGGCTATGTTGAATTGACGGGCTACGCGCAGAGCATGCGGGGGCGGTTCTAG